The Pyramidobacter piscolens W5455 sequence TGTTCGGCTTTTTGATCAAGAAATAGTATTAAAACTGCCAGCGCAGAATGGGATGACGTGCCGCTTCGGTTTCGTCGGGACGCGCGATCACGGTGCTGTGCGGCTTGGCGTGGAATTCTTCCGCGCCCTTGGCCTTGGCCTCTTCGACGATCTTTTGCAGAGCGTCGACAAAGCCGTCGAGCGTCTCCTTGGACTCGGTTTCCGTCGGCTCGATCATCAGCGCTTCGTGGACGATGAGCGGGAAGTACGTCGTGGGCGGATGGTAGCCGGCGTCGATCAGCGCCTTGGCCACGTCCATGGTGGACACGCCGGTCTCGTGCTTCAGTTCGCTGCCGTCGGCCACGAACTCGTGCTTGCAGAAACCGTTCACGGCCAGCGGATAGAACTTCTTGATCTTCGCGGCCAGATAGTTGGCGTTCAGCACGGCGATGTCGGAAACTTCCTTCAGCCCGGCCGCGCCGAGGTTGCGGATGTACGCGTAGGCGCGCACCAGCACGCCGAAGTTGCCGTAGAAGCCGCGCACGCTGCCGATGCTCTTGGGGTGCTCGGCCTTCGTCTCCAGCGTGTAAGCGCCGTCCTTGCGGACCACGATGGGCGTGGGCAGATAGGGCAGCAGCTTTTCGTTGACGCCGACCGCGCCCGCGCCGGGGCCGCCGCCGCCGTGCGGCGTGCTGAAGGTCTTGTGCAGGTTGAGGTGCAGCACGTCGAAGCCCATGTCGCCGGGACGCACCTGGCCGACGATGGCGTTGGCGTTGGCGCCGTCGTAGTAGCACAGGCCGCCGGCCTTGTGGATCATATCGGTCAGCTCGAGGATGTTCTTCTCGAAGATGCCCAGCGTGTTGGGATTGGTCAGCATCAGTCCGGCCACGGTGTCGTCCATCAGCTTGGCCAGCTCGTTCAGGTCGACCATGCCGTCCTTGTCGGAAGGCACAGCCACGGGCTCGAAGCCGGTGACGGTGGCCGAAGCCGGGTTGGTGCCGTGGGCGGAATCGGGGACGATGATCTTGGTGCGTTTGAGGTCGCCGCGGTCTTCGTGGTACTTCTTGATCAGCATCAGGCCGGTCTGTTCGCCGTGAGCGCCGGCGGCCGGCTGCAGCGTGACGGCCGCCATGCCGGTGATCTCCGCCAGCATCGCGGACAGGTCGTGGATCAGGCCGAGAGCGCCCTGCACGGTGCCTTCCGGCTGCAGCGGATGGATGCGGGCGAAGCCGGGCAGACGGGCGGCCGCTTCGTTGATCTTGGGATTGTACTTCATGGTGCAGGAACCAAGCGGATAAAATCCTTCGTCGACGGAGAAGTTCAGGTGGGACAGGCGCGTGAAGTGACGCACCACGTCCACTTCCGCCATCTCCGGCAGACGGGCCGCCTGGGCGCGGGCCATGCCGCCGAGGGCGTCCTGCGCCCCCACGGCGGGGACGTCGAGCTTGGGCAGCGAATAACCGACGCGGCCGGGACGGCTGGCTTCGAACAGGGATTCAACAGAGCGGAGCATTAGCGGTCACCTCCTGCGGCGATCGACACAAGGCGGTCGATTTCTTCCTTCGTGCGCTGTTCGGTCACAGCCAGCAGCCAGGCGTTGCCGAGCTCGGGATGACTCTTGGAGAGGTCGAGGCCGCCGAGGATGCCGGCTTCGAGCAGCCGGGCGTTGAGGCTGGCGACGGGTTCGTCGCAGATCAGCGCGACTTCGCGGAACGCGGGAACGCCGGCGAAAGCAGGGCGGAACTTGCCGGTTTTCACCAGAGCGTCCACGGCGTAGGCCGTCTTCGCGAGGATCTGCTCGTCCACTTCGCGCAGTCCCTGCGGCCCCATCAGGCTGAGATAGACCGAGGCGGCGACGATGCACAGGTTCTGGTTGGAGCAGATGTTCGACGTGGCTTTTTCGCGGCGGATGTGCTGCTCGCGGGCCTGCAGGGTGAGCACGTAGCAGTCGCGCCCCTGGATGTCCTTGGTCCGGCCGACGATGCGGCCGGGCATCTTGCGCATCAGTTTCTTCGTGGCGGCCATGAAGCCGAAAGCGGGGCCGCCGAAGCTGACGCTGTTGCCGACGCTCTGTCCGTCGCCGACGACGATGTCCGCGCCCAGTTCGCCGGGGGCCTTGATGCAGCCCAGCGCCAGCAGGTCGGTGGAGACGATCAGCAGGGCCTTGGCGGCGTGCAGCTCGTCGGCCAGGCCGGTCAGATCCTCGACCACGCCGAAGAAGCTGGGCGTTTGCAGCAGCAGCGCCGCTACGTCGCCCTTGGCCAGCTCGGCGCTCAGCGCCGCGCGATCGAGCCGCCCGTTCTTGCAGGGCAGGACGGTCAGTTCGTAGCCGCGGCTCCAGCAGTAGGTGCCAAGCACGCGGACCGTCTCGGGATTGACGCTGCAGGCGACGAGAAGGCGCTCGCGGCGCGTTTCCGCGGCCGCGATCACCATGGCTTCGGCGGCGGCGGTGGCGCCGTCGTACATCGAAGCGTTGGAGACTTCCATGCCGGTCAGCTCGCAGACCATGGTCTGATACTCGAAGATGGCCTGTAGCGTGCCCTGCGCCGCTTCCGGCTGATAGGGCGTGTAGCTGGTGGTGAACTCGCCGCGCGAAACGATCGTGTCGACGGCGGCAGGAATGAAATGGTCGTAGGAGCCGGCGCCCAGGAAGCAGGTCAGCTCGTCGAGGTTTCGGTTCTTTCCCGACAGCGCGCGCAGATGGCGCGCCAATTCGGGCTCGGAAAGCGCCTCGGGCAGGTCGAGCGCCTTGGCCAGGCGGACCTGAGCGGGAATGTCCGAGAACAGCTCGTCGATCGACGCGACGCCGATGGCGTCGAGCATCGCGCGGCGATCAGCCTCGGTGTTGGGGATATATTGGCTCATAAAGTTGAACACCTCCATTGATCGGCTCAAAAATCACGGTCTTTCAGGGGAAAAATTTCGTCCGGAAAGCAACGGTCACGCCTCCAGACGAAATTTTCAGCGTCGAAAACTAGGCCTCGGCCTCTTCCTTCTCCACCAGCGCCTGATAGGCGGCGGCGTCGAGCAGGTCGTCCAGCTCTTTCAGATCGGCGGGCTTCAGTTTGACCATCCAGCTGCCGTACGGATCGGCGTTGACCTTTTCGGGAGCGTCCTCAAGATCGCTGTTCACTTCAACCACCGTGCCGGACACGGGAGCGAACACGTCGTTGGCGCCCTTGACGGACTCGGCGATCACGGCGGCTTCGTGCGCCTTCACCTCGCGGTCGACGTCGGGCAGTTCGATGTAAACGAGGTCGCCCATGGCGTGCTGCGCGTGGTCGGTGATGCCCATCAGGCCGAAGCCGTCGGCGTCGATCTTGATCCACTCGTGGTCCTTGGTGTACTTCAGCTCAGGCAGAACTTTGGTCGTCATTGTCAGTATCCTCCTTGAAATTTTAGAGATTTCCGCAAAATTTTTTCAGCGCCGAAAACTACTTCTTGTAGCTCTTCTTGTAGAAGGGCTTCTTCACCACTTCGGCCTTCTTGGCCTTGCCGCGGATCATGATCCACAGGTTCTCGCCCACGGCCGGCGCGGGCACGTTCACAAGGCAGTTGGCGAGGTTGGCGTCCAGCGAGGGGCCGTAGCCGCCCGTGGTGACCACGCCGATGATGTTGCCGTCCTTGTCGGCCACTTCCATCTCGTGGCGCGGCACGCCCTTGTCGATCAGCTTCGCGGCCACGATCTTGCGCTTCAGGCCGTCGGCCTTCTGCTGCTTGAGCACCGGCTGGCCGATGAAGCCGCCGGCCTTGTCGAGCTTCACGAAGAAGCCGAATCCCGCCTCGAGCGGTCCGAGCGTGTCGGTGAATTCCTGCCCGCACAGCGGCAGCCCGGCCTCGAAGCGCAGGCTGTCGCGCGCGCCCAGGCCGATCGGCATCAGGCCGAGATCCTTGCCGGCCTCCATGACGATGTTCCACAGCTCGGCGCCCTTGCTCCAGTCCACGTAGATCTCGAAACCGTCTTCGCCGGTGTAGCCCGTGCGGCTGACGATGGCCTTGATGCCCTTAACGTCGACGGGATCCTTGAAGTGGAAGAACTCCAGCGTCGCGGGATCGAAATCGACGATCTTCCTGAGAATCGCTTCGGCGTTGGGACCCTGCAGAGCCACTTCCGCCGTCTGCATGGAGATGTTCTCGATCTTCACGCCGTCGGTCAGGTGGTCGTTGAACCAGGCCCAGTCCTTCTCCACGTTCGCCGCGTTGATGACGAGCAGGTAACGCTCTTTGTTGTAGCGGTAGACCAGCAGATCGTCGACGACGCCGCCCGTGGGGGTGCACATGATGTTGTACTGCACCTGGCCGTCGTGCATCTCCGCCACGTCGTTGGTGACGAGGCTGGAGATCCAGGCCTCGGCCTTGGGGCCGACCACCGTCACTTCGCCCATGTGGGAGACGTCGAAAAGACCGGCCTTGGCGCGCACGTTCAGGTGCTCGGTCTTGATGCCCGTCGCCTCGTACTGCACAGGCAGCTCCCAGCCGCCGAAATCGACCATACGGCCGCCCGCGGCAACGTGGCACTCGTACATCGGGGTTCTCTTCATCTTTTGACCTCCTGTTTTCTCAAAAGGCGCCGCCCGAGCGACGCCGCCACCGTCTGACATCCACAAGGATGCCGACTTTCACAAAAGCCGCGTCCGCAGGTGCGGACGTGAATACGCCGAAATCCGCGCCGCTACGCCTGCAACGCCGGACGTTCGCGGAACCACGCGGCCAGATCGCCCATTTCCGCCTGTTGCGGGAATTCGTGTTCCAGCGCTTCCGCCAGCGCGTCCCAGTCGAAAGCCTGTCCGTCCAGGCAGCGTTCCGCCGCCTGGATCAGTTCACCGTCCATGGCGTCGGAAAAGACGCGCAGATCCTTCACCGCGGCGTCCTCAATGTCGAAGCACAGCTGCACCCCGCCCCAGGCGAAGCGCCGGCGCAGCGTACCCTCGCACTGCGGCGAGCGCCCCAGCAGCCATTCGCGGCTGCCGTACCGGGCGAACAGCTCGCGGTACAGATCGTCGTCCGGCAGCGAGCCCTCGCGCGTTACGCAGCCGCCGCCGTATTCCGCCAGAAAAGCCTCTTCCAGCGGCGCGTACATCTTCTCCACCGTCAGCGACGGCGCCGCTTCCCTCAGGTTGACGACGCGCGACGCCACCGATTTGACGCCCTTGTTCTTGAGTTTTTCGGGATCGACGTTGAGATAGCGCGGCAACACCGACATGTCGGAATCGACCAGCAGCGTGCCGTGGTGCAGCCCGACGCGCCTCGTCAGCTGGTAGGCGTTGCCGGAAAACTTGCGCCCGTCCACAGTCAGGTCGTTGCGCCCGGTGAACTCCGCGTTCACGCCCAGCGCCCGCAGCGCCGCCAGGATCACGTTGAGCTGCCGCGTCATGTCGTAATGCCCGCGCGGCATGACGAAAGAAAAATTCAGGTTGCCCAGGTCATGATAGACCGCGCCGCCGCCCGTCGAACGGCGGGCCAGCGTCACGCCTTCCTTTTCCATCAGCTCGATGCGGCACTCGGCCCAGGCGTTTTGGTTCCGCCCGATCACCACGGTGTGGGCGTTCTGCCAGAGATAGAAGACCGCTTCGTCGTCCGCGCAGTTTTTCGTCAGATATTCTTCCCAGGCGAGATTTCTCCATGGATTGCACACCGGCGAACGAACCAGGCGGGCCCTGACAATATCCATGAAATTCTCCTCTCGTGTGCGTGATTTCTCAATCAATACATCACTCCGACGCAAGTTTCTTCAATCGCCACAAAATAATATTCTTGCTTGAGACAATATAATCATAAATTACCCGTTCGTTTTTTTCAAGCAAGAACTGCGCGAAGCATAGTAATCAAACTAGAAATAATCTGCGCTGACAAGTCCGAATATTCGCACTCACTCTTTTTTTTAAAGCGCTGAAAGCGAGAAATCGTGTTATTGTTCGATTTGTAAGTTAGACTAATATAACGCGCGCTATTGACGCAAAGAGAGATTTTCTCGCGGCGCCGCTCGAAGACAGTTTTCTTTGAACAACAATTTGCCCGCGTCGTTTCAAGAGAGCCGACGCGGGCAAATTATTTTGGGCATATATACATCAAACCGTTGCCATAACTTCGTTCTTTGTGAAATGTTTTACGTGGAACATTTTCATAAAATCAGGGAAAGGGCCAGCATGGCCGAGCCGTACGCGGCGATGCAAACGTAGGTGCGACGGTCGGCCGCCGTGTAACGCAGCGGGTAAAGCCGCGTCATCGCCCGCTCTTCGCAGTAGCCCCAGGCGTCCATCGCTTCGGCAAGATCCGCGGCGTTCGCGGCATGATGTTCCACGTGGAACATCGCAAACAAGTCGCCTGCCCCCCGGTCCCGCCGTTTTCTCTTCGAACGGCGCGCGTTCGCTCCCTGAAAATCCGCCCCAGCCCGGACAGTTTTTTGATTGACAATTACGCATAAAATAACTAAACTCATGACAATGCGATCGTCTTACAAACAATCCCGCAAAAAAAATGACAATTTCAGAGAGGCCGGAATGGAATCCAAAGTCACCTTATCGAAAAAAGTCGAAACTTATCTGAGGAACAAGATCCTCAACGGCGAACTGCAGCCCAACGACAAGATCGCGGAACTGGACGTGGCCGGGAAAATGGGCGTAAGCCGCGGCCCCGTGCGCGAAGCCCTGAAGACGCTGACGTTCGAAGGGCTTGTGGAGTATCAGACCAACAAGGGGTGCTCGGTCACGACCCTTTCGCCCAAAGACGCTTACGAAGTTTTCTTCATGAGGGGCAGCCTGGAAAAGATCGCCTTGGAACGGTGCGGCGGAAGGTGCAGCGACGAGGCCGTCCTGAAAATGGAAATCGCTCTTGGGCAGATGAAAAGGGCCTGCGAGGACGATTCGCTGACGGCGATCATCGCCGCCGACGAGATGTTCCACCGCCAGATCGTGGATATGGGGCGGATGTCGCGCCTGACGAAAATGTGGCAGATGCTCAGCCCTCTCAACGGCGCGATGTTTTTGACCGTCAAGAATTCGCGCAAGCTGGGGGCGGACGTTTTCGACGCGCCGTCGGCCAACAAGTACGCCGTCAGCCACAAGAACAATTACGAAGCCCACAAGGTCATCCTGGAGGTTCTCAAAAAAGGCGATCTGAAAGATTCCTGCCTCTGCCTCGACGCTCACTACATTATCATGGGAGAGAAAATATACCGCGTAAATCTGGAGGAAGAGGTCAGAAAGCTGTCTTCGTGCAGCTATTCAGCGCCTCTGCCATAGCCTTCATCTCCGCCGCGGAGAAACGCTGGTCGCAGGGCAGGCTCAGCACGTGTTCGTAAATGTAGCGGGTATCGTCCTGACCGTCCAGATCGATAAAAGGCCCCTGAGGCCAATAGACCGAAGTTTTGACGTCCAGCGCCTGCAGAGCGGCCTGGACTTTTTCCCTTTCGCCGACGAAAACCGTGAAATGACTTGGAACGCTTGCGGCGTCGAGAACGGGGAAAACGATCCTGAGGTTTTCGTTTTCCCTGACGTTTTCCAGAAGACTCCGGTAGTTCTCGCGGCGCTTCCTGCGGATCGCCGGGAAATCGGCGTGTTTCATCAGATAGACCGACTTCCCGTCGCTGCCGAAATCGTCGAAGATCCGCCGCAGCAGCATTTCCCCTTTCCAGAAGAGCTCCATGTCGTCCCGTTCTATGGCGTCGTATCTCAGCTTCAGATGTTCCCGGTGCGGCGGCATCGGTGCGCGGGCGAACCGCCCCCGCCTCTTGAGCGCGAAGCCGCCGCAGGCGACGCCCATCCACTTGCGCAAACTTCCGGCCGCGTAGTCGCAGTT is a genomic window containing:
- the gcvPB gene encoding aminomethyl-transferring glycine dehydrogenase subunit GcvPB, whose translation is MLRSVESLFEASRPGRVGYSLPKLDVPAVGAQDALGGMARAQAARLPEMAEVDVVRHFTRLSHLNFSVDEGFYPLGSCTMKYNPKINEAAARLPGFARIHPLQPEGTVQGALGLIHDLSAMLAEITGMAAVTLQPAAGAHGEQTGLMLIKKYHEDRGDLKRTKIIVPDSAHGTNPASATVTGFEPVAVPSDKDGMVDLNELAKLMDDTVAGLMLTNPNTLGIFEKNILELTDMIHKAGGLCYYDGANANAIVGQVRPGDMGFDVLHLNLHKTFSTPHGGGGPGAGAVGVNEKLLPYLPTPIVVRKDGAYTLETKAEHPKSIGSVRGFYGNFGVLVRAYAYIRNLGAAGLKEVSDIAVLNANYLAAKIKKFYPLAVNGFCKHEFVADGSELKHETGVSTMDVAKALIDAGYHPPTTYFPLIVHEALMIEPTETESKETLDGFVDALQKIVEEAKAKGAEEFHAKPHSTVIARPDETEAARHPILRWQF
- a CDS encoding GntR family transcriptional regulator, whose protein sequence is MESKVTLSKKVETYLRNKILNGELQPNDKIAELDVAGKMGVSRGPVREALKTLTFEGLVEYQTNKGCSVTTLSPKDAYEVFFMRGSLEKIALERCGGRCSDEAVLKMEIALGQMKRACEDDSLTAIIAADEMFHRQIVDMGRMSRLTKMWQMLSPLNGAMFLTVKNSRKLGADVFDAPSANKYAVSHKNNYEAHKVILEVLKKGDLKDSCLCLDAHYIIMGEKIYRVNLEEEVRKLSSCSYSAPLP
- a CDS encoding lipoate--protein ligase, producing the protein MDIVRARLVRSPVCNPWRNLAWEEYLTKNCADDEAVFYLWQNAHTVVIGRNQNAWAECRIELMEKEGVTLARRSTGGGAVYHDLGNLNFSFVMPRGHYDMTRQLNVILAALRALGVNAEFTGRNDLTVDGRKFSGNAYQLTRRVGLHHGTLLVDSDMSVLPRYLNVDPEKLKNKGVKSVASRVVNLREAAPSLTVEKMYAPLEEAFLAEYGGGCVTREGSLPDDDLYRELFARYGSREWLLGRSPQCEGTLRRRFAWGGVQLCFDIEDAAVKDLRVFSDAMDGELIQAAERCLDGQAFDWDALAEALEHEFPQQAEMGDLAAWFRERPALQA
- a CDS encoding aminotransferase DegT, which translates into the protein MKRTNGLFPLETTETTVEQENGLLESLCPGGDLEYLLSGRCGIYHCLLDIARYDKKRVAYLPLYTCETVVAPFVKAGFALKFYPLDRNMRPVFSEDALDRVSLVSVCGYYGFSTFDRDFVRKCKARGLTVMEDMTHSVLSADGLDENCDYAAGSLRKWMGVACGGFALKRRGRFARAPMPPHREHLKLRYDAIERDDMELFWKGEMLLRRIFDDFGSDGKSVYLMKHADFPAIRRKRRENYRSLLENVRENENLRIVFPVLDAASVPSHFTVFVGEREKVQAALQALDVKTSVYWPQGPFIDLDGQDDTRYIYEHVLSLPCDQRFSAAEMKAMAEALNSCTKTAF
- the gcvPA gene encoding aminomethyl-transferring glycine dehydrogenase subunit GcvPA — encoded protein: MSQYIPNTEADRRAMLDAIGVASIDELFSDIPAQVRLAKALDLPEALSEPELARHLRALSGKNRNLDELTCFLGAGSYDHFIPAAVDTIVSRGEFTTSYTPYQPEAAQGTLQAIFEYQTMVCELTGMEVSNASMYDGATAAAEAMVIAAAETRRERLLVACSVNPETVRVLGTYCWSRGYELTVLPCKNGRLDRAALSAELAKGDVAALLLQTPSFFGVVEDLTGLADELHAAKALLIVSTDLLALGCIKAPGELGADIVVGDGQSVGNSVSFGGPAFGFMAATKKLMRKMPGRIVGRTKDIQGRDCYVLTLQAREQHIRREKATSNICSNQNLCIVAASVYLSLMGPQGLREVDEQILAKTAYAVDALVKTGKFRPAFAGVPAFREVALICDEPVASLNARLLEAGILGGLDLSKSHPELGNAWLLAVTEQRTKEEIDRLVSIAAGGDR
- the gcvT gene encoding glycine cleavage system aminomethyltransferase GcvT, which gives rise to MKRTPMYECHVAAGGRMVDFGGWELPVQYEATGIKTEHLNVRAKAGLFDVSHMGEVTVVGPKAEAWISSLVTNDVAEMHDGQVQYNIMCTPTGGVVDDLLVYRYNKERYLLVINAANVEKDWAWFNDHLTDGVKIENISMQTAEVALQGPNAEAILRKIVDFDPATLEFFHFKDPVDVKGIKAIVSRTGYTGEDGFEIYVDWSKGAELWNIVMEAGKDLGLMPIGLGARDSLRFEAGLPLCGQEFTDTLGPLEAGFGFFVKLDKAGGFIGQPVLKQQKADGLKRKIVAAKLIDKGVPRHEMEVADKDGNIIGVVTTGGYGPSLDANLANCLVNVPAPAVGENLWIMIRGKAKKAEVVKKPFYKKSYKK
- the gcvH gene encoding glycine cleavage system protein GcvH, which encodes MTTKVLPELKYTKDHEWIKIDADGFGLMGITDHAQHAMGDLVYIELPDVDREVKAHEAAVIAESVKGANDVFAPVSGTVVEVNSDLEDAPEKVNADPYGSWMVKLKPADLKELDDLLDAAAYQALVEKEEAEA